GCTAATAATTTCATCTTACCGTGCGATGCCAAATATGTTGGTTATTAAACGTATTTGGCATGTTAAAAACTCATGGTTTAGCACGCAATTTATCGCGTTAAGTATAGCTCAGGTTTACTGAGAACTTCAGTTAAAACCGTAACATTTTGTGATAATTGTCGCGCGAGTCTACCTGGAAACAAGCGGTTGATAGTATCAAGCTGGTCAAATTTTGTGTGCCACATTTTACCCCATTGTTTTTCATCTTCTCGCTGACAGGCGGTTTTAGTTGATTGTTCAAAACAATCCCAGGTTTCGCTATGTGTGGTTTGCGAATAACCATCAAAGCCGTCTTCACCGTTTATCGTAAAATTTGTTGATTCAACGTAGGCGATTGGAATACCAGCACAAGCAAAAGGGGCATGATCTGACCATTCGCCTGTTACGCCTTCAGGGTAGCCAGGGTAAGCAGGATGAATTGTATACTTATGCTGCTTTCCTAGTTTCTTTTCTGAAGCTGTTAACAATGCATCTCGAATGATGGTTTCACTATTAAAGGTTATATCATCGGTAGCGCATTTATAAGGTGAGGTATGCGCACTGTGCACATAAGTAATATCACCTCCTGCAATGGTGTCAAAATTGATCATTCCGATCACTTGTGACAGTTCTTCAGGTTGCTGTGTTAATTGTTTCACATAATGCTTTGAACCTTTTAAGCCATTTTCTTCTGCACCAAAGGCAATAAAACGAATATTAATGCTTGGTTGAGTATTCAGTTGTGCAATATTTTTAGCAATCGCTAACATAGCAGCTACACCCGCGCCGTTATCAATCGCACCTAATGAGCCTTTATTTGCCGCAGTAGAGTCGTAATGCGCAGCTAATATAATAGTTTTTTTAGCGTCAGGTGCGCTATCAACAATGATATTGGCTGAATCTTGCAATAAGCCAAAGGTGAAGGTTTGTTTTATGGGGTGATACCCCATGGAGCGGAAAGTATTAACAATAAAGTCAGCGGTTTTTTTCTCTTCGGCAGTGCCTGCTTCTCTTGCCCCTATGCCTTTAGTGCCAGATATTAGTTCAAGATATTGATAGACTTCACTTTTATTTTCGTTATTTGCAATGGCCGATAGCGATACCGTTATTAGTGCAGCGGCTAACAAGTGTTTAGATCCCACAATAATTTTCCATAAATGATTGAAGATAATATGATTGTACTTGATCTTTTAGTAAAAAAGCATCGTAATTTAGATAAATCTTATTGTGTGGCTAATACTTATTTTTACCTTTGTTAGCGGTGTGCTACTGTGCAATGATAAAAAATGGTTTGGCAAGTTAATGTTTGTTGGAATGGAGTTGTGTGATGAAAAATTTAGTTCTGGTGTTTTTACTATGTATTGGGGTAAATGCTAATGCGACAGAAGCCAAGGTAGAAGCGGCTAGTTGTCCTGATTACCTTAAAACGACTAAACAAAAATTACATTCCTCGAAATCAGTTAATCTTTGTGAGTTAACCCAAGGCAAGCCTGTGCTTATCGTGAATACGGCGAGTAATTGTGGTTACACCCCCCACTTTAAGAAGCTTGAAGCAATTCATCAAAAGTATCAAAAACAAGGGTTGGTTGTGATTGGTTTTCCTTCTGACGATTTTTTCCAAGAAGAAGATGACGAAAAAGACACTGCTAAAGTTTGTTATATTAATTATGGTGTTACCTTTACTATGTTATCGACAAGTCCGGTAAGAGGTAGTGATGCTAATGATGTATTCCAATATTTAACTGAAAAATCAACATCGCCAAAGTGGAATTTTTATAAGTATCTTGTAGATGCTAACGGAAAAACAGTGAAAGCGTTTAGCCCGAAAGTAGCGCCCGATAGTAAAGAGTTTATTACTGCGCTTGAAGCAACGTTATCTGCAGAGTAATGTTACAAGGATTAACCACTGACAATGTTCGTGATTATAGAACATTGTCGGCTATCATCATGTCATTCCGTTTTAATAAGTGAAAGTAACATTGAAGTATCTTTTCATCTTGCTATGTATGTCTCTAACAGCGCATGCACAATTTATATTAGACAAGCAACCAAAGCTTTCCGGAGAGTTCTCTGTATCTGCTAATGCACTGTGCCAAGTTGCTACTAATACTTTAACGTATATGAAGCAGCAGCCAAATGATGCATTCGCTGTTCACGCGGGTAATCATGTTTTACCGCAAGCGAATTTATCACGAGTTAAAGAGACGTTAGCGTTCGTTTGCCAGCTAAAAAATAAGCCTCTCAATGCTCAGTTTTTAAAGCATCATTTTGACTTTTACCAATGGATCCCAGATAAAAAAACCGCAGATCTTTTAGCGAATAAAAGTACAAATGCGGTTAAAAAACGGTTGTTAACGAATATTCCTAAAGATCAAATTTTGTTGACTAAGTATTATACGAAACTGCTTGATGCCAGCGAAAGCGCTACAGAGGTTTATGACCAAGCGTTATATGCTTTACCTTATGACGAGCAAGGCCTAACGGAAGAACAAGCACAAGAAAAGCGCGGTGAATTAACGCGTTTTGCTTATACACGACAAGACATTATTG
The Thalassotalea hakodatensis genome window above contains:
- a CDS encoding M28 family metallopeptidase; amino-acid sequence: MGSKHLLAAALITVSLSAIANNENKSEVYQYLELISGTKGIGAREAGTAEEKKTADFIVNTFRSMGYHPIKQTFTFGLLQDSANIIVDSAPDAKKTIILAAHYDSTAANKGSLGAIDNGAGVAAMLAIAKNIAQLNTQPSINIRFIAFGAEENGLKGSKHYVKQLTQQPEELSQVIGMINFDTIAGGDITYVHSAHTSPYKCATDDITFNSETIIRDALLTASEKKLGKQHKYTIHPAYPGYPEGVTGEWSDHAPFACAGIPIAYVESTNFTINGEDGFDGYSQTTHSETWDCFEQSTKTACQREDEKQWGKMWHTKFDQLDTINRLFPGRLARQLSQNVTVLTEVLSKPELYLTR
- a CDS encoding MltA domain-containing protein, giving the protein MSLTAHAQFILDKQPKLSGEFSVSANALCQVATNTLTYMKQQPNDAFAVHAGNHVLPQANLSRVKETLAFVCQLKNKPLNAQFLKHHFDFYQWIPDKKTADLLANKSTNAVKKRLLTNIPKDQILLTKYYTKLLDASESATEVYDQALYALPYDEQGLTEEQAQEKRGELTRFAYTRQDIIAGVLREKKLAKPLVWLTEEALHDVLLQGTGVVDVDGQRRYFNVHRNNGISYDYTLGKREQSRYWYFAEVPSVLGYGTTIENKIVIDKNVAFAGNVKQLGLGKLFLIQVANDDTQQLQLGVLADQGGAFDDNLFQLDWLKGSYYGWQDYYQENKVYADYAHAWILLKKQE
- a CDS encoding glutathione peroxidase → MKNLVLVFLLCIGVNANATEAKVEAASCPDYLKTTKQKLHSSKSVNLCELTQGKPVLIVNTASNCGYTPHFKKLEAIHQKYQKQGLVVIGFPSDDFFQEEDDEKDTAKVCYINYGVTFTMLSTSPVRGSDANDVFQYLTEKSTSPKWNFYKYLVDANGKTVKAFSPKVAPDSKEFITALEATLSAE